The genomic window CGTAGGTGAGACCCTTGCTTAGAAGCGAGTAGCTGGTGTAGCCGCTCGTATCCGTAACCCTAACTGGCAAAATTACACAGTTCCACGCCACGCTGGCCACACCGATCCCGTTATTCGCTATGGCGGCCGCTGTCCCGGCAACCTTGGTCCCATGCCCATAAACATCGCTTGTATCAGCATTATTATCATAGAAATTCCAGCCCTGAAGCAGCTTACCAGCCAAATCCGGATGTGATGGGTCAACACCGCTATCAAGTACAGCGACAACAATGCTTTGGCTTCCGGTTGAAACGTCCCAAGCGCCCGGAGCACCTATCGTTGGAAGATGCCACTGCTTAGAGTAATATGGGTCGTTAGGGGTCTGAGAAGGCTCGATTAAGCGGTTCTCCTCAACAAAATCAACCATGGGGTTCCTCATCAAAGCGGATTTAACGCGCTCCGCCGCCCCCTCCGGAACCGATATCACCAAGACGCTTATCTGCGGTATCTTATCGGTAACGCATGCGCCTATAGAGCGGAGCAAACCTTCGCCAGCATGCCTACAGACACCGGGCTTAAACCTCAACAGTAATTCAGCTCTGCTAGGTTTAGTGGAAACAACAAGCGTGGGAAGCATGGCTGAAAAGAGCAGCGGCAGCAAAACCACGATAAGCATTAATCTGCCGCTAAAACGAAAAATCATATCTAAATAATCAGCCTCCTATCGTAAATAGGCGAAAAATAAATTAAAATTTATGAAGAACAAATATTTACGAAGAAACTCTAAAAATAATTTATATTGACGACTGAAAATTAGAAATCTCTAACGATAATGTGCTGAAATAAAGCTGATAGAGAGAATCTGTATTTGAAGTTCCATTAGGCGGGTAAACCCTTCTTTAACCCCTCTATAGCCCTTAGAATCGCGTCCTCTCGGCCGAAACCCCCAGCCTTAGTTATCACCAGCCCCCCATCAAACCCGCCGCCCAATACGACACCATATGGGATTCCCGGCATAACCTCACCACAAACTCTAACTCCACACGCCCGTATATGCTTCATCACTCTTATGGCGGTATCTCCGCCCACAACTATTATTCCAGCAGCCTTAAACTCGCCAGAAACTTGGGTGGCAACCTCTCCTAACACGTCAGATATGGCCTTTGACATCCTAGTCTCTCCGAACCCAAGAGAAGCTGCCGCTCTACGAGCAATTAAAACATCCTCTTTCGATTCAACTCACATAGGCAATCTTAGAGTATCGCATGTGACGACCCATGTCTCCCTAAGGAACGCGTGCGACTTAATAAAGAGGGAGCGGGTCTACAAGGTGATAGTGTTAACAGATGGAGCCCTGAAAGACATGGGCGTGAAACATCCTAAAATAGCCGTAGCTGGCTTGAACCCGCATTGCGGTGAGGGAGGGCTTTTCGGAGACGAGGAGATTAAAGAGATTGCGCCCGCCGTTGAAATGGCAAAGAGAGACGGCATTAATGTTATCGGTCCACTGCCAGCTGACACGGTGTTTGTGAGAGCTATGGGTGGAGCTTTCGATGCTGTAGTAGCAATGTATCATGATCAGGGACATATACCGGTGAAGATGCTTGGCTTAAGGTGGGATGAGAAGAGGCAGGGGTGGACACGTGTTAGGGGTGTAAACCTTACAATAGGTTTACCGATAATACGCACGTCGGTGGATCATGGCACAGCATTCGGGAAAGCTGGGAAAGGAGAGGCGAACCCGCAAAGCATGATGGAGGCGATTAAAACAGCGGCGAAGATGGCGAGAAAACGCATTAATAAATCATCTTAATGTCTAATAAATCATCCGCGTATGAAAGAATGAGGCGTTCAGCCGATACTATCATGGAAAGATTGGTTTTATAGCTTTGGTTGGACAAGCTGCGACACATCTTAAGCAGTATATGCATTCTGGGTCAGTGATTTTCTCTCTAGGAGATTTTAGTATTGGAACCTTCATTGGACATTTCTCCTCGCATATGCGACATCCGATTTTTGTGCATCGTACTATATCCCTTCTCAAGCCTAGTAGGCTGAATCGGCTTACTAGCGCTAATAATGCTCCTTGAGGACACATGTATCTGCACCAGACTCTCGGAATATACGCCGCTAAAAATAGGATGGCGATCAGTATCACCAGTCTAACAATTAGGAGCGGCGTTATGGTAAAGTATTCAAGTCCAGAGTATATGGAGAGCGAAAGAGCGGATAGCAGTCTGGGGAGAACGGCGAAAAGCGTGTCGGATGGACTTAAAATGTTAAATGGTGCTTGAGCAAACAACCCTAACGTCTCCCTATATATTCTCCCGCTTTCGCTGAATTGTGCGAGAGATAATGAGGCGCTTATCAGCAAGGTTAAACCTAAGATAACGTATTTTATGCCTATAAAGCTTCTATGCGCTTCAGGCGACACCTTAAATCTCTTAGTTTCATGGATCGCCAGCATATCTTGAATCAAACCCATTGGGCATATCCATCCGCATAAAGCCCTGCCGGTTAAAACGCCGAACAATAATATTGAAGCTAGGGGTAACAGTGGGAATAAAGAATCATACATCATTTTCTGTAGAAGACTCATGGCTTCGCCAGCTATTTTAAAGGGTGAGCCGGATGGCAGCAGTATCGGCAATACTAGCGGAACAGCCAGTAAGCCAAATATGGCTGAGTTGAGAAGAATTAAAAAGAAGAATTGAACAATTCTCCTAGCGACCTCCAATAGGACAAGCCTAGATTTTAAGTTCGCGAGCCAAGCGTTTTTAAGGCCCCTCATAAACGACGACGCCTCAACATTCCATTTAAATCAAAGTATTCTAGGAAACCTTAATAACGGTTTTTAAACGCTCTCGTAGCCTGATGGACTAAAAATTCATAATTCCTATTTGTTCGATATTCTCATGGTTTTTAGCAAGGCAGATATAAGAGAGTATCTTCTCTAATCTAATGAGGTTAAGGTTTATAGTAAAGTTGGAGCGTTATTAGATGGTGAAAATCGCCATTATTGGCGCCGGAAGCCATGTGTTCTCCAGACGCCTCATAACCGACCTGCTATCCTATCCGGAGCTTAGGGAAAGCACTATAGCGCTAATGGATATTGATAGAGATAGGCTTGATCTCATAACCGCTTTCACTAAAAGGCTTATTGAACAGCGCGACTTCAAGACTAGGGTTGAGTCCACAACCGATAGGAGAGTTGCGCTCGATGGCGCCGACTACGTAATAGTCTCAATTAGAGTTGGAGGTCTTAAAGCGTATAGGCTTGACCTTGAGATCCCAGCGAAATACGGCGTCATTCAAGGTGTTGGAGATACCATCGGCCCCGGAGGAGTTTTTTATGGTTTACGCCACGTTCCAGCGATCCTAGACATATGCTATGATATGGAAGACCTATGCCCAGAAGCCCTACTCATAAACTACACGAATCCAATGGCTATAATATGCTGGGCAATAAACGATTATACGCGCATAAAAAGCGTCGGATTATGTCACAGCGTTCAAGGGACAGCTGCTGAGCTAGCGCGCTACCTAGGCGTTCCAGTCGATGAGCTCTCTTACTGGGTTGCAGGCATAAACCACATGGCCTGGTTCCTAGAACTTAAGTGGCGTGGAGTGGACGCGTACCCCATGCTTAGAGAGAAATTTAAGGATCCAAGCGTCTATATGAGGGATGATGCCCACTGGGCTGGGGCAGACATCGTTAGAGTTGAGATTTTTAAGGCGTTTGGATACTTTAACACCGAGTCCAGCCAGCATATGTCGGAGTATCTTCCATACTTTAGGAAGAGGCCCGATCTGTTCGAAAGGTTTAAGCTGGTTAATCCCTTAGAAAGATTGGATTCCATGGAGAGTAGGAGAGCAATGCAGGATGAGGAGCTGAGGAAGCTTCTCGCTGAGGGCTACAGGTTCCCCTTAGATAGAAGCCAAGAATACTGCTCACATATAATTCATTCTATTGAGACAGGCATCCCAAGGAGAATACATGGTAATGTTAAAAACAGTTGGCTTATAACGAACCTGCCATATGGATGCTGCGTTGAAGTCCCGTGTCTAGTCGATAGGGCTGGTATACATCCATGCTATGTGGGCGATCTACCCCCTCAATGCGCAGCACTAAACAGAACAAACATTAATGTTCAGGAGCTAGCCGTTAAAGCGGCTGTTGAAAAAGATAAAAGATTGGCGTTTCAAGCTATTCTTCTCGACCCGTTAACGAGCGCGATATTAACTATAGATGAGATAGAACATATGGTTGAAGAAATGTTCAGGGCAGAAGCAGAGTACTTGCCCGGCTTTAAATAAACCCTATTCTAGGGGAAGGAGCGATTAAAGATGGATGTAATTAAGGTGCCCGAAATAGACTTCGAGAAAACCATCAGTGAAATAGTTGATTTTATAAGGGGTGAGGTTGAGAAGGCAGGGGCAGCGGGGGTTGTTCTCGGCTTAAGCGGCGGCATAGACAGCAGTTTAACCGCGGCTTTATGTGTTCGAGCCTTAGGCGGAGATAAGGTTTTAGGCGTAATTATGCCTACCAGCTTCACTCCAAAAGAGGATCTGGAAGACGCGTTAGAGGTGTCTAGAAAGCTCAATATGAAGACGATTTTAGTTAACATTGACGACATATGTGAGACTATCGTGAAGGCTTTAAAAGTGAACCCGGATGATCCAAGGGTTAGGATGCCGCTGGCTAACGTGCGCGCCAGAGTTAGAATGTTGATACTGTATTTCTACGCGAACCTATACAACTATCTTGTTGTCGGAACAAGCGATAGAAGCGAGTATTTGATAGGCTATTTCACCAAGTACGGTGACGGCGCAGCCGACTTCTTTCCCATAAGGCATCTCTATAAGACGCAGGTTAGGGAGCTAGCAGCATATATGGGTTTGCCGGAGAGAGTTGTGAAGAAGCCTAGCAGCCCGCAGCTATATCCTGGGCATAAATTATTAGATGAGATACCAGCAGACTATTCGATAATAGACCCGATACTGGTTGGATTATTCGAGAAGAATCTTCCAGCGGATAAAGTCAGCGAGATACTTAACGTTCAACTTGAGATCGTTAATGATATAAAGCGTAGATACATGAAGAGTATGCATAAAAGGCTTACTCCGCCAATGATAGAGACTAAAAGATAAAATCGGAACCTTAATTTAATTAGGTTTAAAGACCTAGGAGTAGTTGAGGGAGATGTTATGAGGCTGGCGGATAGAATGAACATTATTAAGCCTTCTGGCACCATAGCGATGGCTGAGAAAGCCAGAGAACTGGCTAGAAGCGGAAAAAAGCTGTATAATCTTGATGTCGGCGAACCAGACTTCGATACGCCTGAGCATATAAAGAGGGCTGCGATAGAGGCTCTGGTGAGCGGCTTCACCCATTATACTTCAAGCCTCGGCATAATTGAGCTTAGAAGAGCCATTGCGGAATACCTAAAAGATAAGAAGGGCTTGGATGTTAACCCGGAGAAAGAAGTTATCGTGACCCCGGGAGCTAAGCACGCCATATACTGCGCCTGCATGGCCACCCTAAATCCCGGCGACGAGGTTCTCGTCTTAACCCCAACATGGCCTACGCACTTCACATGTGTTGAGGCTGCTGAAGCAAAAGTTGTTGAGGTTCCATGCGGCGAATCATATAGCCTAGATGAGGAGCTCCTTAAGCGAAGCATAGGCAATAAAACGAGGATGATAATTGTTAACTCACCGAACAATCCGACTGGCGGAGTTCTAAGCGTTAATGAACTTAAGGCTATTGCCGATTTAGCGGCCGACCACGATCTACTCGTCTTGTCAGATGAGATCTACGATGAAATAATCTACGATGGTTTTCAAACTAGGAGCATGGCGAGCTTCGATGAGATTAGAGAGAACGTAATTCTCGTAAATGGCTTCAGTAAAGCCTACGCTATGACTGGCTGGAGACTTGGCTACACTGTTGCAAACGAGACCATAATAGATGCCATGAATAGGATTCAGCAGGCTACAACCACTTGCCCAGCGAGCTTCGTGCAGAAAGCTGGTATAGCCGCCTTGAAGGGGCCGCAGGACTGCGTTAGAAAGATTATCGAGGAATTCGATAAAAGGAGAAGGTATGTTGTTAGGGCTCTCAACGAGATTCCAGAAGTGAGATGCGTCATGCCGAGGGGTGCATTCTATGTTTTTCCGCGCTTTCTTAGCGTTAACATGCCTAGCTTTGAGGTCAGCATGAGACTCCTTGAGGAGGAAGGAGTATCCACTACGCCTGGAAGCGTTTTCGGCTCGTGTGGTGAGGGCCATATTCGCATATCGTATGCCACGAGCCTCGAGGTAATTGTGGAGGCCGTGGAAAGGATTAAGAATTTCGTCAACAAATATTCAAACGTGAGGGTTGGTGATACAATTGTTTGATGGAAAATCCATAGAGGTTTTAAAGAGAATGGTTGAATCATTTGGCCCTTCAGGCTTCGAGAGGGAAACAGCTAGAATAATAAAGGATTACATGAAGGCATACTCGGACGAGATTCTAACTGATAAACTTGGCTCAGTAGTATTTGTCCGCAGAGGCGAGTTTGAAAGGCCTCATGTCCTCCTAGCAGCCCATATTGATGAGGTTGGATTCGTCGTCTCCGGCGTAGACGAGAACACTGGTTTTCTATCGTTTAACCCTCTTGGCGGATGGTGGGATCAAGTACTTTTATCGCAGAGAGTCGTTGTTAGAACTGAGAAGGGGGATCTTTATGGCGTTATAGCGGCTAAGCCCCCGCACTTATTGACCGATGAGGAGCGGCAGAAACCCGTTGACAGAAGAAACATGTATATTGATATAGGTGTGACCTCCGCTAAAGAGGCTTATGATATGGGAGTTAAGATCGGCGACCCGGTTGTTCCATGGTCGCCTTTCATGCTAATCAATAATGGTAGGGTTGCCATGGGTAAAGCCTTCGACGACAGGATAGGCGCCTTCGTGATGATGGAGACCATTCGAAGAATAAGGGAGAGCGGAATAAGCCACCCAAACACAATTTATGGTGCTGCGACGGTTCAAGAGGAAGTCGGAGCTAGAGGCGCGCAGACGGTCTCCCATATAGTTGACCCCGATGTTGCGCTCGTGATTGAGGTTGATATAGCTGGAGACGTTCCGGGAATAAAGCCTAATGAAGCCCCAACAAAGATGGGGAAGGGCCCAGCCCTATGCACGTATGATAGTAGCATGATTCCGAATCAGCCTCTGAAAGAATTCGTTATCAAGGTAGCTAGGGAGACTGGAATACCGTTGCAGTTATCTCAAATTGCTAGGGGCGGAACTGATGCTGGCAGAATCCATATTAGTAGGGCTGGATGCCCCAGCGTTGTTATAGGCATACCCACTAGGCACATACATAGCCACGTCGGGCTCATGAACATGGACGATGCTGAGAACGCTGTTAAACTTATGATCGAGCTTATAAGAAGGCTTGATAGAGAAAGAGTTGAGAGCTTTACAGCCGTATAAATTTGAGGGGTTAAAAGAAATGATTGCTGAAGAGAAAATTATTGATGGCTTTAGGGTTAAGGTTGCGTCAATAGGCGACATGCTTATTGGAGCTGCCTGCGATATAGGTCCAAGAATAATTTATCTCGCTAGTGTTAAGAGACCGGAATTGAATCTTTTCGGGGTTCTTCCAAACGCGGGGGTAGAGACATCTGAAGGGTTCTGGAGAATTTATGGCGGCCATAGGCTTTGGGCTGCCCCTGAGGCTAAGCCCCGCTCATATTCACTTGACAATCAGCCAGTAAATATAGAAACTGATTCCGACTCGCTGACAGTTCACGGAAACCCGGAGGAGAAAAACTCCATACAGAAGGAGATTACCGTAAAAGCGAACCCGGATGGAGGCGTTCAAGTAGTTCACAGGATTAGAAATATTGGCCGCTGGCCGATTAGGCTAGCGTGCTGGGCTCTCTCAGTGATGCGGAGAAACGGCTTCGCAATAGTGCCCATCAAACCCATGAAGGTTGACGCTGAGGGACTACTGCCAGATAGGCACATCTCAATCTGGCCTTACACAAATATAGCGGATAAGAGGCTCGTGTTAACGAGCGAGTACATATTTGTTAAGCAGGATCCTAAAGCCGCTGGACCGCTTAAAATCGGCGCAAAAGCCAACCCTAATTGGGCAGCTTATTGGGTTGAGGGAATGCTGTTTCTCAAACAATTTAATTATGAGGGTGGAGCGGAGTATCCGGACTTCGGCTGCAGTGTCGAGGTTTACACAAACCCTGATATGCTTGAGCTCGAAACTCTTGGGCCGCTTAAAACCGTTGAGCCGTCCGGCGTGATTGAGCATGTGGAGGTTTGGAGAGTCTCAAACGTTGGGAAGATTAAAATGAAGCCGGAAAATATTAGGGAGAAAATTGAGCCATTAATAAAAGTTTAACTAAAACTGAACCCTTTTTCCCCGTCTACCCCGTCCACTCTATATTCTTTTCGGATATCTCTTTCCAGCATTCATTGCATATTGGCAGAAAACGCCCATTATAGTAGATACTTAATTTAATGTCGGTTCTCCTGCAATTCGGCTTCCACGGATTCATGCAGTGCGAACCGTCCGGTGATTTAGGTTCTGATAGGCTTCCGGGTAATCGACAGGCTCGCTCGTTTGGCGCCCTATTTTCCCGACCTAGGCTTAAACCCGAGCTAACATGGTTCTTTCGCTTTTTTAACGAAGTATTAGCCTTTAGATTCACGTGGTTTTTAATAGTCTTCACTGTTTTATTGGTGAGAACGCCGATAGATCTTACGCCTAGCTCTATAGTTGCGCTCATGCTCCGCCAAGTCTCTTCATCTATATCGCCGACTAGATTCTTAAACCTGAGGTCAACTAGTAGGCTTTCTAAAACTCTCGCCTCTTCAGATGCCATAGCCTCCCAGAACTTTACGCTTTCCTCGATTTTCTCCTTCAGGTTTACGGCCACCGTCTCTATCTCAGCCGCTATTCCGTCAAGCACATTAAACGTCCCCTGAGAAACCTTGCCTTCACCTAGCAGAAGTTTCAGGGTCTCCCTCTTACGCTTTAATGATGCGATCTCGAGGTTTAGCTCCTCAAGAATCTTTGTGAAAGACATTCCTCATCGGAAAAATGAATTGTTAAGTTAAAAATTAAATTATTTAAATATGCCAGTATATCCCACAATATTTGCGTCAGCCCTTAAGCCAAAAATAGCCCCGCGCCTTTTTAAGAAAAAATGCAACTTTTACCTGCAGGGAGGATAAGAGTCGAACTTAACGCTGACAAAAATTTTACCTTACCCACTGAATATATATGGGTCGAATGATTTTCACGGCGTTAATAACCCAAATATTTAGACGTCGAAGTGGAAAAGCAAAAAATAGGGGGAAGCAGCAAAAATAATCTACTTGCAGGTTGACGGAGTGATGCACCTAATGTCTGCGCCCGTTAGAATCGGAATAGTTGGTTGTGGCAGCATTAGTTGGGAGCATGTTAGGCGACTTAGCCTGCTAAGTAGGAATGAGACTCAAGTATCCGCTTTATGCGATGTTGACCAGCAAAGAGCCAGGAACCTCGCCGAGTACGTGAATATTTACAGGAACCTTGCTCCTGAACCACTAGGCTCAGAGAGCATCTTTGAAGACTATGATGATATGCTTGAAAAAACCGACTTAGATGCCGTAATTATCTGCACACCCCATAACCTACATTATGAACAGACAATTAAGGCTTTTAGGCGAAACTTACATGTGCTCGTTGAGAAGCCTATGGCGGTTTCAGTTAAAGAGACTGAGGAGATGGTGAATGAGGCGTCGAAGCGAAAACTCGTTTTAACCGTTGGATACCAGAGGCACTGTCAACCCGAATACTTCTATGCTAGAAACAAGATTTTAAGCGGCGAATTAGGCGAGCCGCATATGATAGTTGGCTGGCTGGTTCAGAATCTTGTAGCCGCCGGAAGATTTTATCTAGATCCAAAAGCATCTGGTGGGGGTCAGATTAAGGCGTCTGGAACCCACCTTATAGACATAATTCTATGGATAACCGATTTAGAGCCTGTTAGAGTTAAGGCGTTTATGGATAGGGCTGGGTTACCCGTCGACATTTACGCCGTTTTAGCGGTTGAATTATCTAATGGCGCGTTTGCTTCAATAGCTATATCTGGGGGTCATCCGAGACCGCATATGGGTGTAACGGATGAGGTTAGGGTTTGGTGCTCTGGGGGAGCCATACACATAGTGGATGGGTCGGTCTACGTTGAGGATTCAGATTCGAACGTAACGAGAATCGATAGGGGAAAACTCCCAAAAACAAGTCCAAACCCAGATGTAAACTTCGTAAGAACAATATTGGGTAAAGAGGAAAACCTTATACCCGGTATATGCGGGTTGAGGGCAACAAAGCTTGAGGAAATGGCTTACATCGATGTTGGTCAGCCGATTCCAAGCAAACTTAAAAGGCTCTAGGTTACGGAATATCAGAAACCCCTAGTTTTCTCGCTAAATTTTTTATTTCCTCCCAAGTCTTCTCCGGCACATATATGCCCTCTCTAAGCCTAATCTTCTCAGTTAAATGTTCTGGCTCGCCGGGCACAAGTATCTCCTTGAAGCCAGGTCTAGGCTTAGAGCTCTTTATCACTCTTATTAAATTGCTGACTTTTTTCTTAAAATCTTCAAGAGACATGAATTTCTCAACGTTTATGACCTCAAAGAAAACACCGTTTCCTCTCTTATCTTCTTCGTATGCGCAGCCAGCGCTAGTCAATATTCCGCTTAAGATTTCGACAGCTAATCCCAGCCCAAATCCCTTGTGACCGTGCTCGTCTCCACCTAAAGGCAGTAACGCTCCACCATCGTAGAGATCTTTTGGATCGTTGCTTGGATTACCATTCTTATCAACTATCCATCCATAAGGTATTTTCTCACCTTTATGAAGCGCTACCCTAACCTTTCCTTCGGCAACAACGCTAGTAGCCACATCTATAACAAGCGGGAAATCCAAATATGAGGGGAAAGCGAAGCACATAGGCCCTGTCGAAAGCAGCCTTTCCCTACCGCCAAATGGGGCAACAAACTTAGTTGAATTGACCATCACTATGCCTATCATATCTTTCTCAGAAGCCATTATCGCGTAGTCGGCAAGCCTGCCGATATGATTACAGTTGAAAACGCAGACAATGCTTACAGCGTTTTTCCTAGCTTTCTCTACAGCTAGATCCATAGCCCTTTTGGCCACAACTTGACCAAAACCCCAGTTACCGTTCAAAATAGCCGTGGACGAGGTTTCCTTAACAATCTCAATGTTAGCCCCCGGTTTTATGGATCCCTTCTCGATCTCGTTTATATATTGTATTACGCGGATAATACCGTGGGAATCATGGCCAACCAAGTTGGATTTTACGAGCAATTCTGAAACTAAACGAGCCTCTTCCAGAGGCACACCCGCGGCCAAAAATATTTTTGTCCCAACATCTATTAATTGGTTAGCGTGAAATATCGGCATAATCAGCTCCTCCAGGTTTAACCATTGTAGAAATTATAATCTTTCCACTTCTTGCTATAAAAGTTATGTTTTTTCAGCCTCCAGCTTTTTCTTCAGTTCCTCTGGAACAATAAAGCCCACCAACCCTCTCTTCGAAAGCTGGTTGAAGTAAGCGTTTAACGAGATTTCAGCCTCCTCAGGCAAAATCTTATACTTTTCAACCAAGTAGTTAGCTATGTCGCCTATAGTCCTCTCCCCATCGCATAATTCCCAAACGATTGAACCCACCTTATCCAGACTTATCACTCTTTCCTCAGGTTCGGGAGGAAAAAGTCTATCTAATATTCCTTTCTTCGTTTTGCTCTGAGTCTGAGAGGGCAGTCTCAGCGGAACTTTTATTTTCACTTCCCTTGTTTTCTTATCTTTCTCCCATTTTAAAGCCGGGTTTCTAACAGGTTTAACCTGCAGGAAATAGCTTCTAGGTATTTGCAGCCCCTCTTCCTTCCTTCTTCTTCTGAATAATCTACCGAACACCATTTTGCATCTCTCAAAAAATAGGAAGCTTCTCCTACTTAAATCAATTATTCTCCTTTCTTCTTCAGGAATTTTGGGATCGGAACCGTTAAGAAAACCGAGAAGAATAAATTAATGGGAGAAAGAGGTGTTGAATGCTTGAGTCTAAAAGATATCCTCAGTAAAATAAGAGATGATAGCCTAAGAAAAGACGAAGTGCGCCAAGAGGTTCAAACAGCCGTTAGGAGAACGACTAGATTATCCAAACAGGCAATTTTCCTAATTCATAAAGGAGTGATTGATGGTGCAGAATCTCTCTTGGAAGAAGCCCGCTTAAACCTCGATAAAATAAAGTCGATTTCAGAGACGTATCCGGAACTATTTTTCGCTGGCCTCGTAGACTCGGCCTTCGAAGAGTATTCTGAGGCGCACATACTTTTAAAGCTCGTTAAGGATGGGGTTTTCGTTAAGCCGGAAGAGATAGAGGTTTCGGGGGAGTCTTATGTTCTAGGTTTGGCGGATGTTATAGGCGAGTTGAGGCGAAGATCCCTAGACCTAATAAGGCGAGGCGACGTTGAGGGGGCTGAAGAATGCTTAACGCTCATGGAGAACATTTATAATGAGATAATAGGCTGTGATGAGCTGCTGATTTTGGTCTCTGGGCTTAGAAGGAAATGCGACATTGCTAGGAGAGTAATTGAAGCAACGAGAGGCGATATAACTGCAGAGGTTAGAAGGACTGTGCTTAATAACACGATGAGGGAGTTCCAGAAAATCCTGGAAACCGTGATGGATCGTGAGAGACAATAATTTGACGGTTTACCAAGATCTCCTTAAAAACATTAGTTTCTCGGTGGAAAAAGCTAGGAAACTGCAATTGCTTCTCTCAAAAAAGGTTATTGTGCAGGACCGCGTAAATACGCCCATTAAGTACGTTGCTGGGGTTGACGTCGCATATCATGACAAATTATCTATTGGAGCGGTGGCTGTTTTCGAGTATGCTTCGCTTAGACCAGTAGAGCTTAAGCTGGCTAGGGTTGAAACCCGCTTCCCATACATACCAACGCTCTTATCTTTCAGAGAGGTTCCCGCAGCAGCCTCAGCGATAAAGAAGCTGGACGTTAAACCCGATGTTTTTCTGGTTGATGGGCAGGGGGTCGCGCATCCCTACCGCTTTGGACTTGCAAGCCATTTAGGAGTGGTATTAGATTTATGCACAATAGGTGTTGCGAAGAGCCTTTTATGCGGAGAAGTAATTGAGTCAGAAAACTCTTATTGGAAACCCATAGTTCATGAGGGTGAGATCGTTGGTGGAGCAGTGTTCACAAAACCTAATGCAAAACCAGTTTATGTTAGTGTTGGACACAAAATCTCTTTGGAAAGTGCGGTGAAAGTGGTTTTAGCATGCTTAAAAAAACATAGGCTACCGGAGCCGCTCCACGAAGCGCATGTTGCCGCTCAAAGGGCTAAAAGAGAAATTAAAAGATCCTTATAAGATAAATAATCATATATGGGGGCTCCTGATTGAAAGCAGAGTTAGATCCGAGAATAAGAAGAGCCGTGAATAGGATTAAGGATAAGTCTTTGAGAAGGAAGATTTTAGATTTTTTAAGCGATTTGTCGGTGGAGGTTGAAGGCAAACAGTATTCCGGGCTTCCATTGGACGATGCCCCTGCAAGCAGATCCTACCATCATAGCCATCCGGGTGGGCTAGTCGACCATATACTGTCAACGATAAATATTGCCCTAGCTCTCTGCGGCTCGATTGAGAAAGTATATGGGGGGAAAGTCGACAGGGATCTGGTCATAGGTGGAGTCATATTGCATGA from Candidatus Bathyarchaeia archaeon includes these protein-coding regions:
- a CDS encoding 4Fe-4S binding protein, with amino-acid sequence MRGLKNAWLANLKSRLVLLEVARRIVQFFFLILLNSAIFGLLAVPLVLPILLPSGSPFKIAGEAMSLLQKMMYDSLFPLLPLASILLFGVLTGRALCGWICPMGLIQDMLAIHETKRFKVSPEAHRSFIGIKYVILGLTLLISASLSLAQFSESGRIYRETLGLFAQAPFNILSPSDTLFAVLPRLLSALSLSIYSGLEYFTITPLLIVRLVILIAILFLAAYIPRVWCRYMCPQGALLALVSRFSLLGLRRDIVRCTKIGCRICEEKCPMKVPILKSPREKITDPECIYCLRCVAACPTKAIKPIFP
- a CDS encoding pyridoxal phosphate-dependent aminotransferase, whose protein sequence is MRLADRMNIIKPSGTIAMAEKARELARSGKKLYNLDVGEPDFDTPEHIKRAAIEALVSGFTHYTSSLGIIELRRAIAEYLKDKKGLDVNPEKEVIVTPGAKHAIYCACMATLNPGDEVLVLTPTWPTHFTCVEAAEAKVVEVPCGESYSLDEELLKRSIGNKTRMIIVNSPNNPTGGVLSVNELKAIADLAADHDLLVLSDEIYDEIIYDGFQTRSMASFDEIRENVILVNGFSKAYAMTGWRLGYTVANETIIDAMNRIQQATTTCPASFVQKAGIAALKGPQDCVRKIIEEFDKRRRYVVRALNEIPEVRCVMPRGAFYVFPRFLSVNMPSFEVSMRLLEEEGVSTTPGSVFGSCGEGHIRISYATSLEVIVEAVERIKNFVNKYSNVRVGDTIV
- a CDS encoding M42 family metallopeptidase encodes the protein MIQLFDGKSIEVLKRMVESFGPSGFERETARIIKDYMKAYSDEILTDKLGSVVFVRRGEFERPHVLLAAHIDEVGFVVSGVDENTGFLSFNPLGGWWDQVLLSQRVVVRTEKGDLYGVIAAKPPHLLTDEERQKPVDRRNMYIDIGVTSAKEAYDMGVKIGDPVVPWSPFMLINNGRVAMGKAFDDRIGAFVMMETIRRIRESGISHPNTIYGAATVQEEVGARGAQTVSHIVDPDVALVIEVDIAGDVPGIKPNEAPTKMGKGPALCTYDSSMIPNQPLKEFVIKVARETGIPLQLSQIARGGTDAGRIHISRAGCPSVVIGIPTRHIHSHVGLMNMDDAENAVKLMIELIRRLDRERVESFTAV
- a CDS encoding nucleotide-binding domain containing protein, whose translation is MSKAISDVLGEVATQVSGEFKAAGIIVVGGDTAIRVMKHIRACGVRVCGEVMPGIPYGVVLGGGFDGGLVITKAGGFGREDAILRAIEGLKKGLPA
- a CDS encoding NAD+ synthase; its protein translation is MDVIKVPEIDFEKTISEIVDFIRGEVEKAGAAGVVLGLSGGIDSSLTAALCVRALGGDKVLGVIMPTSFTPKEDLEDALEVSRKLNMKTILVNIDDICETIVKALKVNPDDPRVRMPLANVRARVRMLILYFYANLYNYLVVGTSDRSEYLIGYFTKYGDGAADFFPIRHLYKTQVRELAAYMGLPERVVKKPSSPQLYPGHKLLDEIPADYSIIDPILVGLFEKNLPADKVSEILNVQLEIVNDIKRRYMKSMHKRLTPPMIETKR
- a CDS encoding alpha-glucosidase/alpha-galactosidase — its product is MVKIAIIGAGSHVFSRRLITDLLSYPELRESTIALMDIDRDRLDLITAFTKRLIEQRDFKTRVESTTDRRVALDGADYVIVSIRVGGLKAYRLDLEIPAKYGVIQGVGDTIGPGGVFYGLRHVPAILDICYDMEDLCPEALLINYTNPMAIICWAINDYTRIKSVGLCHSVQGTAAELARYLGVPVDELSYWVAGINHMAWFLELKWRGVDAYPMLREKFKDPSVYMRDDAHWAGADIVRVEIFKAFGYFNTESSQHMSEYLPYFRKRPDLFERFKLVNPLERLDSMESRRAMQDEELRKLLAEGYRFPLDRSQEYCSHIIHSIETGIPRRIHGNVKNSWLITNLPYGCCVEVPCLVDRAGIHPCYVGDLPPQCAALNRTNINVQELAVKAAVEKDKRLAFQAILLDPLTSAILTIDEIEHMVEEMFRAEAEYLPGFK